A single window of Actinoallomurus bryophytorum DNA harbors:
- the yicI gene encoding alpha-xylosidase: MRFTDGYWMLRDGVQASYPHEVLDVTTAPGSFSVYAPTQAIRHRGDLLKGPVVTLDYSSPMPDVIGVTVTHFAGEEVREPRFTLHEEDPGAVVEADDEAVVLTSGALSVRVARTGDWRVEFSAAGRVLTSNGAKSTAIMETADGAHHIREQLDLGVDQHVYGLGERFGPLVKNGQSVDIWNADGGTASEQAYKNVPFYLTDAGYGVFVNHPGRVSFEVASETVARTQFSVEGQTLNYFVIYGPTPKDILRRYTALTGRPARLPAWSFGLWLSTSFTTSYDEATVTSFIDGMAERDLPLSVFHFDTFWMREFHWCDFEWDPRAFPDPRGMLERLKARGLKICVWINPYIAQRSKLFAEGKARGFLLKKPDGDVWQWDKWQPGLAVVDFTDPAAREWYSGKLEALLDMGVDCFKSDFGERIPTDVAYFDGSDPQRMHNYYAYLYNETVFELLRKRRGQGEAVLFARAATAGTQAFPVHWGGDAESTFEAMAESLRGGLSLGMSGFGYWSHDIGGFEGTPDPALFKRWIAFGLLSSHSRLHGSGSYRVPWLFDEEAVDVLRRFTNLKARLMPYLQAAAREAYGEGVPMMRAMVVEFPGDPAVTHLERQYMLGGDLLVAPVFSADGEIAYYVPEGNWTHVLTGEPVAGGRWVRERHGFSSVPLLARPGSVIPFGAVEDRPDYDYADGVTLHAYALPDGARVTTEIPAASGEVAATFTTTRDGDVIRVVAEGTAAWRLLLPGVRGATAEGGTMIEHEYGLLVEAGGNAITVRGIDR, from the coding sequence TTGAGGTTCACCGACGGCTACTGGATGCTGCGCGACGGCGTTCAGGCCTCCTACCCGCACGAGGTCCTCGACGTCACCACCGCGCCCGGCTCCTTCAGCGTGTACGCGCCGACGCAGGCGATCCGGCACCGCGGCGACCTGCTCAAGGGACCCGTGGTCACGCTGGACTACTCCTCGCCCATGCCGGACGTCATCGGCGTGACGGTCACGCACTTCGCGGGCGAGGAGGTACGGGAGCCCCGGTTCACCCTGCACGAGGAGGATCCCGGTGCCGTCGTCGAGGCCGACGACGAGGCCGTCGTGCTCACCTCCGGCGCGCTGTCCGTACGGGTCGCACGCACCGGCGACTGGCGCGTGGAGTTCTCCGCCGCCGGCCGGGTCCTGACCTCGAACGGGGCCAAGAGCACGGCCATCATGGAGACCGCGGACGGCGCGCACCACATCCGCGAGCAGCTCGACCTCGGCGTCGACCAGCACGTCTACGGGCTCGGCGAACGCTTCGGCCCGCTCGTCAAGAACGGCCAGAGCGTCGACATCTGGAACGCCGACGGCGGAACGGCCAGCGAGCAGGCGTACAAGAACGTCCCCTTCTACCTCACCGACGCCGGCTACGGCGTCTTCGTGAACCACCCCGGCCGCGTGTCGTTCGAGGTGGCCTCGGAGACCGTCGCGCGGACGCAGTTCAGCGTCGAGGGCCAGACGCTGAACTACTTCGTCATCTACGGCCCGACCCCCAAGGACATCCTGCGCCGCTACACCGCGCTGACCGGGCGGCCCGCGCGGCTGCCCGCCTGGTCGTTCGGCCTGTGGCTGTCCACGTCGTTCACCACGTCCTACGACGAGGCGACGGTCACGAGCTTCATCGACGGGATGGCCGAGCGTGACCTGCCGCTGTCGGTCTTCCACTTCGACACGTTCTGGATGCGGGAGTTCCACTGGTGCGACTTCGAGTGGGACCCGCGTGCCTTTCCCGACCCGCGCGGCATGCTCGAACGCCTGAAGGCGCGCGGGCTGAAGATCTGCGTCTGGATCAACCCCTACATCGCGCAGCGCTCGAAGCTGTTCGCCGAGGGGAAGGCACGCGGCTTCCTGCTCAAGAAGCCGGATGGCGATGTCTGGCAGTGGGACAAGTGGCAGCCGGGCCTGGCCGTGGTCGACTTCACCGACCCGGCGGCCCGCGAGTGGTACTCCGGCAAGCTCGAGGCACTGCTCGACATGGGCGTCGACTGCTTCAAGAGTGACTTCGGCGAGCGCATCCCCACCGACGTCGCCTACTTCGACGGCTCCGACCCGCAGCGCATGCACAACTACTACGCCTACCTCTACAACGAGACCGTGTTCGAGCTGCTGCGCAAGCGGCGCGGACAGGGCGAGGCGGTGCTGTTCGCCCGCGCGGCCACGGCCGGCACACAGGCGTTCCCGGTGCACTGGGGCGGCGACGCCGAGTCGACCTTCGAGGCGATGGCCGAGAGCCTGCGCGGCGGTCTCTCACTCGGCATGTCCGGCTTCGGCTACTGGAGCCACGACATCGGCGGCTTCGAGGGCACGCCGGATCCCGCGCTGTTCAAGCGGTGGATCGCGTTCGGCCTGCTGTCCTCGCACAGCCGGCTGCACGGCAGTGGCTCCTACCGGGTGCCGTGGCTGTTCGACGAGGAGGCCGTGGACGTCCTGCGGCGCTTCACCAACCTCAAGGCGCGGCTCATGCCCTATCTCCAGGCCGCCGCGCGCGAGGCGTACGGCGAGGGGGTGCCGATGATGCGGGCGATGGTCGTGGAGTTCCCCGGCGACCCGGCCGTGACCCATCTCGAACGGCAGTACATGCTCGGCGGGGACCTGCTGGTCGCACCGGTCTTCTCCGCGGACGGGGAGATCGCCTACTACGTGCCAGAGGGCAACTGGACGCACGTCCTGACCGGAGAGCCGGTCGCCGGCGGGCGCTGGGTGCGCGAGCGGCACGGCTTCTCGTCCGTACCGCTGCTGGCCCGGCCCGGATCGGTGATCCCGTTCGGCGCGGTCGAGGACCGCCCGGACTACGACTACGCCGACGGCGTCACGCTGCACGCGTACGCGCTGCCCGACGGCGCGCGGGTGACGACGGAGATCCCGGCGGCGAGCGGTGAGGTCGCGGCCACCTTCACGACCACACGGGACGGCGACGTCATCCGGGTCGTCGCCGAGGGCACCGCCGCGTGGCGGCTGCTGCTACCCGGCGTACGCGGTGCCACCGCCGAGGGCGGCACCATGATCGAGCATGAGTACGGCCTGCTGGTGGAAGCCGGCGGGAACGCGATCACCGTGAGGGGAATCGACCGATGA
- a CDS encoding carbohydrate ABC transporter permease has protein sequence MTSVTVRRRTPGSYALLVSLIVLAVVMLLPFVIIAFNAIKSPAEYSSHGPLSPPKSLYLQGLKDFWERVDFGGKLLNSLIISGSVAVLAVILSVLNAYALGIGRVRGRVSIMVIFLLANTMPQEVLVYPLYFFSKKVGLYDTRLSVIIIFTAIQSAFGTYLLSSVLSAFPREILEAARMDGAGRLRILWRIIVPISRPTLGVLFVFFFIWTWNEFFLPLVFLISNENQTVPVALGVLQGQKMMDATMTSASALLGIIPAIVFFLIFQRTLTRGITVGSVK, from the coding sequence ATGACTTCCGTCACCGTACGGCGGCGGACGCCGGGTTCGTACGCACTCCTCGTCTCGCTCATCGTGCTCGCGGTGGTGATGCTGCTGCCGTTCGTCATCATCGCCTTCAACGCGATCAAGTCCCCCGCGGAGTACTCCTCACACGGCCCGCTCAGCCCGCCGAAGAGCCTCTACCTCCAGGGCCTGAAGGACTTCTGGGAACGCGTCGACTTCGGTGGCAAGCTGCTCAACAGCCTGATCATCAGCGGCTCGGTGGCCGTCCTCGCGGTCATCCTGTCGGTGCTGAACGCCTACGCGCTGGGCATCGGCCGGGTACGGGGCCGGGTCTCCATCATGGTGATCTTCCTGCTGGCCAACACCATGCCGCAGGAGGTCCTGGTCTACCCGCTGTACTTCTTCTCCAAGAAGGTCGGCCTGTACGACACCAGGCTCAGTGTGATCATCATCTTCACCGCCATCCAGAGTGCGTTCGGCACATACCTGCTGTCCTCGGTGCTGTCCGCGTTCCCCCGCGAGATCCTCGAGGCGGCACGGATGGACGGTGCGGGCCGGCTGCGGATCCTGTGGCGGATCATCGTGCCGATCAGCCGGCCGACCCTCGGCGTGCTGTTCGTCTTCTTCTTCATCTGGACCTGGAACGAGTTCTTCCTGCCTCTGGTCTTCCTGATCTCCAACGAGAACCAGACCGTGCCGGTGGCGCTCGGTGTCCTGCAGGGCCAGAAAATGATGGACGCCACGATGACCAGTGCGTCCGCCCTGCTCGGCATCATTCCGGCGATCGTCTTCTTCCTGATCTTCCAGCGCACTCTCACCCGCGGCATCACCGTGGGCTCGGTCAAATGA
- a CDS encoding carbohydrate ABC transporter permease: protein MTQTLSVPATETKRKPVVRRRREMTYAVYLVPSGVLFVAIILVPFLMNIGISLTRWDGIGRPQWIGLENYTRLLSDGEFWASFEHNIALVIAMAIIPAAIGLVLAAVLFDIIAKRFGPRTASILRACIYLPQVLPFAVAGIVWSWMLAPDNGALNETLKKVGLGSLREDWLGDPKLALYTVMGVMVWVQIGFPLIVFMAGLQRVDPSLYEAAEIDGASWWRRFWYITIPQIRPELYVVLLICSVAALKSFDKVYILTNGGPGNATRVPAYYSWQNFFEKTQVGYGAAIATVMTLIIVVLTAVLLRRQSKAEEDGS, encoded by the coding sequence ATGACCCAGACCTTGAGCGTGCCGGCGACGGAGACGAAGCGAAAGCCCGTCGTGCGTCGCCGACGTGAGATGACCTACGCGGTCTACCTCGTCCCCAGTGGCGTGCTGTTCGTCGCCATCATCCTGGTGCCGTTCCTGATGAACATCGGCATCAGCCTCACCCGCTGGGACGGCATCGGAAGGCCGCAGTGGATCGGCCTGGAGAACTACACCCGGCTGCTGTCCGACGGCGAGTTCTGGGCCTCCTTCGAACACAACATCGCCCTGGTCATCGCGATGGCCATCATCCCGGCGGCGATCGGCCTGGTCCTGGCCGCGGTGCTGTTCGACATCATCGCCAAGCGGTTCGGTCCGCGTACGGCCTCGATCCTGCGCGCGTGCATCTACCTGCCCCAGGTGCTGCCGTTCGCGGTGGCCGGGATCGTGTGGTCCTGGATGCTCGCCCCCGACAACGGCGCGCTCAACGAGACGTTGAAGAAGGTCGGTCTCGGCTCGCTGCGCGAGGACTGGCTGGGCGACCCGAAGCTGGCGCTCTACACCGTGATGGGCGTCATGGTCTGGGTCCAGATCGGCTTTCCGCTCATCGTCTTCATGGCCGGCCTTCAGCGCGTCGATCCCTCGCTCTACGAGGCCGCGGAGATCGACGGTGCCTCGTGGTGGCGGCGGTTCTGGTACATCACGATCCCGCAGATCCGCCCCGAGCTGTACGTCGTGCTGCTGATCTGCAGCGTCGCCGCGCTCAAGAGCTTCGACAAGGTCTACATCCTCACGAACGGCGGACCGGGCAACGCGACGCGGGTGCCCGCCTACTACTCCTGGCAGAACTTCTTCGAAAAGACCCAGGTCGGGTACGGCGCGGCGATCGCCACCGTGATGACGCTGATCATCGTGGTGCTGACCGCGGTGCTCCTGCGCCGGCAGAGCAAGGCCGAGGAGGACGGCTCATGA
- a CDS encoding ABC transporter substrate-binding protein: MLKTGKTLAALTAGMLALSACGGNSGSSSSPKELKLWHYEGPDSAMGVAWNQAIKEFEQTHPGVKVKFEEKGFEQIQKTAPMVLNSKDAPDILEYNKGNATAGLLAKQGLLTDMSAEVTKRGWDKQLAPNIAETAKYDAKGIMGGDKWYGVPNYAEYLQVFYNKKLFDKYGVKVPTTFDEFTAAMDTFAKKGVTPLANGGAEYPAQQYLYQLALSKADRPWVDRYERYTGKVDFHDPAWTYAANTFSDWVKKGYIAKNSVSVKAENAGTSFISGKYPMFFSGSWWYGRFEKEIKDFDWDTFLWPGTKMTLGSSGNLWVVPKGSENKKLAYDFIDITMKKDIQNLLADNGGVPVAADPNGVKDPKNKKLIQNYQTLAGSDGLGFYPDWPAPGYYDVLVAGTQKLINGSASPDKVLDSFAKPYDENLSNIGH; encoded by the coding sequence ATGTTGAAGACCGGAAAGACGCTCGCGGCGCTGACCGCCGGCATGCTGGCGTTGTCCGCGTGCGGCGGGAACAGCGGCTCCAGTTCCTCTCCCAAGGAGCTGAAGCTGTGGCACTACGAGGGCCCGGACAGTGCCATGGGGGTGGCATGGAACCAGGCGATCAAGGAGTTCGAACAGACCCATCCCGGTGTGAAGGTGAAGTTCGAGGAGAAGGGCTTCGAGCAGATCCAGAAGACGGCGCCGATGGTGCTCAACTCCAAGGACGCCCCCGACATCCTGGAGTACAACAAGGGGAACGCGACCGCCGGCCTGCTCGCCAAGCAGGGCCTGCTGACCGACATGAGCGCCGAGGTCACCAAGCGCGGCTGGGACAAGCAGCTCGCGCCCAACATCGCCGAGACCGCCAAGTACGACGCCAAGGGCATCATGGGCGGCGACAAGTGGTACGGCGTCCCGAACTACGCCGAATACCTTCAGGTCTTCTACAACAAGAAGCTGTTCGACAAGTACGGCGTGAAGGTGCCCACGACCTTCGACGAGTTCACCGCCGCGATGGACACCTTCGCCAAGAAGGGCGTCACGCCGCTGGCCAACGGCGGCGCGGAGTACCCGGCTCAGCAGTACCTCTACCAGCTGGCGCTGAGCAAGGCCGACCGTCCCTGGGTCGACCGGTACGAGCGCTACACCGGCAAGGTCGACTTCCACGACCCGGCCTGGACCTACGCCGCGAACACCTTCTCCGACTGGGTGAAGAAGGGCTACATCGCCAAGAACTCCGTCAGCGTCAAGGCCGAGAACGCCGGCACGTCGTTCATCTCCGGCAAGTACCCGATGTTCTTCTCCGGCAGCTGGTGGTACGGCCGCTTCGAGAAGGAGATCAAGGACTTCGACTGGGACACCTTCCTGTGGCCCGGCACCAAGATGACGCTCGGGTCGAGCGGCAACCTGTGGGTCGTGCCGAAGGGCTCGGAGAACAAGAAACTCGCCTATGACTTCATCGACATCACGATGAAGAAGGACATCCAGAACCTGCTCGCCGACAACGGGGGCGTGCCGGTCGCGGCCGACCCGAACGGCGTCAAGGACCCGAAGAACAAGAAGCTGATCCAGAACTACCAGACCCTCGCCGGCAGCGACGGACTCGGCTTCTACCCCGACTGGCCGGCCCCGGGTTACTACGACGTGCTCGTGGCGGGAACGCAGAAGCTCATCAACGGCAGCGCTTCCCCGGACAAGGTGCTCGACTCCTTCGCCAAGCCCTACGACGAGAACCTCTCCAACATCGGCCACTGA
- a CDS encoding LacI family DNA-binding transcriptional regulator: protein MKISDVARHAGVSPSTVSYVLSGKRSISEQTRRRVLDSVRVLGYRPHAGARALASSRSNVIALVVPLRSGIHVPIVMQMAIAAVTTARTHDHDVLLLTQDEGVGGLERVAGTALVDAIIVMDVELHDVRLPFLRSLDRPSVLIGFPADPAGLTCIDFDFEAAGAACAEHLADLGHREIALIGAPPAVYERGTGFAERTKSGFQRAAAERGVRGLVRPCDPQEARSTATELLRDHPGLTGIVIHNEPTMEPLLTAFRAAGRRVPDDLSVIAIAPDEPAERLGLTSIAIPADDVGGQAVSLLMAKLDGHDVPGATLLPPRLVVRSSTPEP from the coding sequence GTGAAGATCTCTGACGTGGCCCGGCACGCCGGTGTCTCACCGAGCACGGTGTCGTACGTGCTCAGCGGCAAGCGGTCCATCTCGGAACAGACGCGCCGCCGGGTCCTGGACAGTGTCCGGGTCCTCGGGTACCGGCCGCACGCCGGGGCACGGGCCCTGGCCAGCAGCCGCTCCAACGTCATCGCCCTCGTCGTGCCGCTGCGCTCGGGCATCCACGTGCCGATCGTGATGCAGATGGCGATCGCCGCCGTCACCACCGCGCGTACCCATGACCACGACGTCCTGCTGCTGACCCAGGACGAGGGAGTCGGCGGCCTGGAACGTGTGGCCGGCACCGCGCTGGTCGACGCGATCATCGTGATGGACGTCGAACTGCACGACGTACGGCTGCCGTTCCTCCGCTCGCTCGACCGGCCGTCGGTGCTGATCGGGTTCCCGGCCGACCCCGCCGGGCTGACCTGCATCGATTTTGACTTCGAGGCGGCCGGCGCCGCGTGCGCCGAGCACCTGGCCGACCTCGGGCACCGGGAGATCGCCCTGATCGGGGCGCCGCCCGCGGTCTACGAGCGTGGCACCGGGTTCGCCGAACGCACCAAGTCGGGCTTCCAGCGCGCGGCCGCCGAACGCGGCGTCCGCGGGCTCGTACGCCCCTGTGACCCCCAGGAGGCGCGGTCGACCGCGACCGAGCTGCTCCGCGACCACCCCGGCCTGACCGGCATCGTCATCCACAACGAGCCGACCATGGAACCGCTCCTGACCGCCTTCCGCGCGGCCGGGCGCCGCGTCCCCGACGACCTCTCAGTGATCGCCATCGCCCCCGACGAACCCGCCGAGCGCCTCGGCCTCACCTCGATCGCCATCCCCGCCGACGACGTCGGCGGACAGGCGGTCTCCCTGCTCATGGCCAAGCTCGACGGGCACGACGTGCCGGGGGCGACGTTGCTCCCGCCGCGGCTCGTCGTGCGTTCGAGTACCCCGGAACCCTGA
- a CDS encoding RNA polymerase sigma factor gives MAGWPIIERADDEWLVQSLRSGDGAAPGHFYDLYAVRLFDYCHVLLRDQEAAAFALLDSMIIMQERIGDLPDPGLFRGRLYAVTREQCLRRRTDAERHRAAEAGGSEADEATRRLVHSALLVLSGRQREALDLSLRHGLAADELAEVLRTTPQEASTLLEQARHELDAAFAAVMVATTGREACPSVAALAGPPGGTLDAETSGRLSRHISSCPVCGTRGERRLDAARLLTAMPFAAAPDELREHVLITASDPQFADMRSTIAMRADLPADAEPEERGDTSRRWPPVLAAVATGILVIAGIWFALPGSDGKNTGDDQAAASSPGALPSGEPSASDSDGPLPSDDVTSPSPSPSTSSGTPTPTPTPGAKNSKHPHPRPSSAPSSPASAPAQPPPPPPGPPALGTLAVYGCTMNGSRSCTVTVVAQGGPVDWRVTGTHGSIRAGGSGSLSAGQSAGVTATLTATLCLGSGSGSVSFSSGATATVDYRC, from the coding sequence GTGGCCGGCTGGCCGATCATCGAACGGGCCGACGACGAGTGGCTCGTCCAGTCACTGCGCTCCGGCGACGGAGCCGCACCGGGTCATTTCTACGACCTCTACGCGGTACGGCTGTTCGACTACTGCCACGTGCTGCTCCGTGACCAGGAGGCCGCCGCCTTCGCCCTGCTCGACTCGATGATCATCATGCAGGAGCGGATCGGCGACCTGCCGGACCCGGGCCTGTTCCGCGGCCGGCTGTACGCCGTGACGCGTGAGCAGTGCCTGCGCCGGCGTACGGACGCCGAGCGCCACCGGGCGGCCGAGGCCGGAGGCTCCGAGGCGGACGAGGCGACCCGGCGGCTCGTGCACAGCGCGCTGCTGGTGCTGTCGGGCCGTCAACGTGAGGCGCTCGACCTCTCCCTGCGACACGGGCTGGCCGCGGATGAGCTCGCCGAGGTCCTGCGCACGACGCCGCAGGAGGCCTCGACGCTCCTCGAGCAGGCCCGGCACGAACTCGACGCCGCCTTCGCCGCCGTGATGGTGGCGACGACCGGGCGTGAGGCCTGCCCGAGTGTCGCGGCGCTGGCGGGTCCGCCCGGAGGGACGCTCGACGCGGAGACCAGCGGGAGGCTCTCCCGCCACATCTCCAGCTGCCCGGTCTGCGGCACGCGCGGCGAACGCCGACTCGACGCCGCACGCCTGTTGACCGCGATGCCCTTCGCCGCGGCCCCCGACGAACTGCGCGAGCACGTCCTCATCACCGCGTCCGACCCTCAGTTCGCCGACATGCGGTCCACGATCGCGATGCGCGCCGACCTGCCGGCCGACGCCGAGCCCGAAGAACGAGGCGACACCTCACGCCGCTGGCCACCCGTCCTGGCCGCGGTCGCGACCGGGATCCTGGTGATCGCGGGGATCTGGTTCGCGCTGCCGGGTTCGGACGGCAAGAACACCGGTGACGACCAGGCCGCCGCGTCCAGCCCCGGCGCCCTGCCCTCCGGCGAACCCTCGGCATCGGACTCGGACGGACCGCTGCCCAGCGACGACGTCACCTCGCCCAGCCCGAGTCCCTCCACGTCGAGCGGCACTCCCACGCCCACCCCCACCCCGGGCGCCAAGAACTCCAAGCATCCGCACCCGCGCCCCTCGTCGGCCCCGTCCTCACCCGCGTCGGCCCCCGCCCAGCCGCCCCCGCCCCCGCCGGGCCCACCCGCCCTGGGCACGCTGGCGGTCTACGGCTGCACGATGAACGGCTCCCGCAGCTGCACGGTCACGGTCGTCGCGCAGGGCGGCCCGGTGGACTGGCGCGTGACGGGCACCCACGGGAGCATCCGCGCCGGCGGCAGCGGCAGCCTGTCCGCCGGCCAGTCCGCCGGGGTGACGGCGACCCTCACCGCCACCCTCTGCCTCGGCAGCGGCAGCGGCTCGGTGTCCTTCTCCTCCGGCGCGACCGCCACCGTCGACTACCGCTGCTGA
- a CDS encoding CU044_5270 family protein, whose protein sequence is MDDLRMLGTLLAEPGPTPEMLERSRQRLRDTMRGPIRRRRARWPAAMLGLTAVATAVAVAVAIGSRPAPAPGRSSSMSGRQVLLAAAVKAEAKPASSGIYWHVKRVDAEPDEHHKIVVSTYETWTRRDGKMWSREGSDRVQAARKRTHFELGGKRYTFAQLQRLPTDPEKLKAKAKEARNTFPGILISNLEDLLTELPVPPKVRATAFRALATLPAIQNLGKVKGGQHLRFSIDGAGTDIIIDPKTTNLSNEAFTDFGGEWDSMGTFTWTSEWTDELPR, encoded by the coding sequence ATGGATGACCTGCGGATGCTCGGCACACTGCTGGCCGAGCCCGGCCCGACCCCGGAAATGCTCGAGCGCAGCCGGCAGCGGCTACGGGACACGATGCGCGGTCCGATCCGCCGGCGCCGGGCGAGGTGGCCGGCCGCGATGCTCGGGCTGACGGCCGTCGCGACGGCCGTCGCGGTCGCGGTCGCGATCGGGTCGCGGCCGGCTCCGGCGCCCGGCCGTTCTTCGTCGATGTCCGGTCGCCAGGTGCTGCTCGCCGCCGCCGTCAAAGCGGAGGCGAAACCGGCGAGCTCGGGCATCTACTGGCACGTCAAGAGGGTCGACGCCGAGCCGGACGAGCATCACAAGATCGTCGTCAGCACCTACGAGACCTGGACCCGCAGGGACGGCAAGATGTGGAGCCGCGAGGGTTCAGACCGCGTGCAGGCGGCCCGGAAGCGTACCCATTTCGAACTGGGCGGCAAGCGCTACACGTTCGCCCAGCTCCAGCGGCTGCCGACCGATCCGGAGAAACTGAAGGCAAAGGCCAAGGAGGCGCGCAACACATTTCCCGGCATCCTCATCTCCAACCTGGAGGATCTGCTCACCGAGCTGCCGGTCCCACCGAAGGTCCGCGCGACGGCGTTCCGCGCGCTCGCCACGCTCCCCGCCATCCAGAACCTCGGCAAGGTCAAGGGCGGCCAGCATCTGCGGTTCAGCATCGACGGCGCCGGGACCGACATAATCATCGATCCGAAGACGACGAACCTGAGCAACGAGGCCTTCACCGACTTCGGCGGAGAATGGGACTCGATGGGAACCTTCACCTGGACGAGCGAGTGGACCGACGAACTGCCGCGCTAG
- a CDS encoding RNA polymerase sigma factor — MIAGAGEQTDDAGLATRFRRDPERFVEVHDRYIHDIYRYAAGRLDAQTAEDIAAETFCVAFGLRDRFDPARGGLRPWLFGIATNLVARHRRKEARHYRALARTWTEPTVGSHEDRVVAAVAARRMQPQLARALTKLSQGERDVLLLVALGQLAYDEVAAALGISKGTVGSRLSRARRKLHDTLDQEAVNG; from the coding sequence GTGATCGCCGGCGCAGGAGAGCAGACGGACGACGCCGGGCTCGCCACGCGGTTCCGGCGGGATCCGGAGCGGTTCGTCGAGGTTCACGACCGCTACATCCACGACATCTACCGGTACGCCGCAGGGCGGCTGGACGCGCAGACCGCCGAGGACATCGCCGCGGAGACGTTCTGTGTGGCGTTCGGCCTGCGTGACCGGTTCGATCCGGCGCGCGGTGGCCTCCGGCCGTGGCTGTTCGGCATCGCGACGAACCTGGTGGCACGGCACCGGCGCAAGGAGGCCCGCCACTACCGGGCGCTGGCGCGCACGTGGACTGAGCCGACCGTCGGCAGCCACGAGGACCGGGTGGTCGCGGCGGTGGCCGCGCGGCGCATGCAGCCGCAGCTCGCCAGGGCGCTGACGAAGCTGTCGCAGGGTGAGCGCGACGTCCTGCTGCTCGTCGCACTGGGCCAGCTGGCCTACGACGAGGTGGCCGCCGCGCTCGGCATCTCCAAGGGGACCGTGGGTTCCCGGCTCAGCCGCGCCCGCAGGAAGCTGCACGACACACTCGACCAGGAGGCCGTCAATGGATGA
- a CDS encoding LacI family DNA-binding transcriptional regulator, with product MSTRLADIAAKAGVSEATVSRVLNGKAGVAPATREAVIEALDSFDYERPARIRQPRAGLIGLIVADLSNPIFPAFAEVIENTLAMHGYTAVLCALAPGGINEDDYTDLLLERGVSGIIFVSGLHADSQADHGGYKRLTDRGLPIVLVNGYTDEVDATFVSSDEAGSMELAVAHLAQLGHRRIGLAVGQERFVPVIRKTQGYRKGMADRLGVTDVDQWISNTIFTIEGGEAAARQLLDRGCTAICCANDMMAIGAIRAARGQDLRVPEDVSVVGFDDSPLMGYIDPPLTTIRQPVREMALVAVRGLLDEIKGVGSPHTELVFRPELVVRGSTGPAAGDAL from the coding sequence GTGAGCACGCGCCTGGCGGACATCGCCGCGAAAGCCGGAGTGAGCGAGGCCACGGTCAGCAGGGTCCTCAACGGCAAGGCCGGAGTCGCGCCCGCGACCCGTGAGGCGGTCATCGAGGCGCTGGACTCCTTCGACTACGAACGCCCCGCGCGGATCCGGCAGCCGCGCGCCGGGCTGATCGGGTTGATCGTCGCCGACCTGTCCAACCCGATCTTCCCGGCCTTCGCCGAGGTCATCGAGAACACCCTGGCGATGCACGGTTACACGGCGGTGCTGTGCGCGCTGGCGCCCGGCGGCATCAACGAGGACGACTACACCGACCTCCTGCTCGAACGCGGGGTCTCCGGCATCATCTTCGTCTCCGGCCTGCACGCCGACTCCCAGGCCGATCATGGCGGCTACAAGCGCCTCACCGACCGGGGTCTGCCGATCGTGCTGGTCAACGGGTACACGGACGAGGTCGATGCCACGTTCGTCTCCAGCGACGAGGCCGGTTCCATGGAGCTCGCCGTGGCGCACCTGGCCCAGCTCGGACACCGGCGGATCGGGCTGGCGGTGGGCCAGGAGAGGTTCGTCCCGGTGATCCGCAAGACCCAGGGCTACCGCAAGGGGATGGCCGACCGTCTCGGCGTCACCGACGTGGATCAGTGGATCTCGAACACGATCTTCACCATCGAGGGCGGCGAGGCCGCGGCACGTCAGCTGCTCGACCGCGGGTGCACCGCGATCTGCTGTGCCAACGACATGATGGCGATCGGCGCGATCCGTGCGGCGCGCGGGCAGGACCTGCGGGTCCCCGAGGACGTCTCCGTCGTCGGCTTCGACGACTCACCGCTGATGGGCTACATCGACCCGCCGCTGACCACGATCCGCCAGCCCGTACGGGAGATGGCGCTGGTCGCCGTACGCGGTCTCCTGGATGAGATCAAGGGCGTCGGCTCGCCGCACACGGAGCTCGTGTTCCGTCCAGAGCTGGTGGTCCGCGGCTCGACCGGGCCTGCGGCGGGGGACGCTTTGTAG